The genomic DNA GGCGGTTCTGGCAGATCCCGCGGCAGCAGATAGGGGGCATCGGTTTCCAGCAACAGCCGGTTATCCGGAATATTGTGCACCAGCTCTGCCAGCGGCTTGCCCCGGCGCTCATCACAGACCCAGCCGGTAATACCGATGTGGCAATCCAGATCGAGATAATCGAAAAGCGCCTGGCGGGAACCGGTAAAGCAGTGAACCACTGCGCCAACAAGATGGTCCCGGTAGGCTTTCAGGATGGGCGCGAAGCGCTCATGGGCATCACGTTCGTGGAGGAACACTGGTAGCCGGTATTCCACCGCCAGGGCCAGCTGTGCCTCGAAGGCACGTTCCTGATCCGGTCGTGGGGAAAAGTCGCGATTGAAATCCAGGCCCATCTCACCGGCGGCCTTTACGTTCTGCTGGCTGAGCAGTTCACGCAGTTCGTTTTCCAGGGCCGGGGAGTAGAAGCGGGCGCTGTGGGGATGTAAACCTGCAGTGGCGAACAGATCGTCGTGTTGACTGGCCAGCGCCATGGCCTGACGGGATTCGTCTACATTGGTGCCGGTGAGCAATTGCCAGGACACCCCGGCGGAGCGGGCTCGTTCCAGCACCTCATTCCGGTCATCCCGGAATTGCTTGTCGGTCAGGTTGACGCCGATATCAGCCCAGTGAACGGGAGCCTTGTCGGGAGAAGTGTTGTGAGGTGCTGTCATCAGGAGCCTGCTCCGCCAGTTGTTCGCGCAGGGATTCTACCCGACGACGGTTGGCACCTAAATCCCAGTAGCCCACTCGAGAGGCGGAGCGCACTTCTACCACGCCGTCTTCGCGGACATAGAAGGTCACATCATCCACGAAGCGCAGTATCCGGCTGGAGAAACGGGCCTGAATACGGGACTGGCCGACCACGTCAAACTCCACACGGGGTAGTTGGCGCAACAGAGCCTGCAGACGGGCCATGCTGGCCTTACGGGTTTCCGCTACCTGTAATGGCGCGACCCGACGCTCTTCATCCGTAGCCAGACTGGACACGCAGTTGGGCGAATCCGGGCAGGGGGCGAGCAGATGCGTATTGGACATGGCGGCAGCACTCATCAATAGCAGAATGGCACTAGAAAGAATTCGGATCACGGATCAGCCCCACGAAAATACCCTCGATGATCAGCTGATCGGCAGGCACTTTAATGGGCTCGTACGCCTCATTGGCGGGTAACAGGGTAGCGCTGGATTTGTTCAACTTTAGGGTCTTCACCGTGACTTCTTCGTCAATGCGGGCAACCACGATCTCGCCGGAGCGAGCCACGTTGGATTTGCGCACGGCAATCAGGTCGCCGTCGAAGATACCCGCCTCGATCATGCTGTCGCCCTGTACCTTCAGCAGGTAGGTAGGCCGTTGCTTGAACAGCCCCTGGGGCACGGGAACCGTACGCTCCACATTTTCGATCGCCTCGATGGGGACCCCGGCAGCTACCTTGCCCACTACCGGTAGTTCTTCTTCCGACCAGAACGCATTGTCGAGTAACTGGATGCCGCGGGAGCGGTCACTATGGAGTTTTATGAAGCCTTTACGCTCCAGCGCTCTCAGATGGTCAGAGGCGGCATTCTTGGACTGGAAGCCCATGATGTCGGCAATTTCCGCGCGAGTCGGTGCCATACCGGTATCGGCGATGCATTCGCGGATACAGTCCAGCACCTGTTGCTGGCGATCGGTGAGTTTGCTGCTCATAACCTTCTCCATGTTTCCCGCAGGATTTCGGTTCCATACCCGGGCGTCATCGACGCTTCTGGCTAACCAGGCTGTCAGCCTTGGCTGACAAACAGTGCTACAAAACCGATGCTAGCATAGGTACTGATAATATGAACAGTGCTATTTGAACAGTTGTTCCTGTCTGTTTTTCGGCGGTTTCGGGAGGATGTCGTTGCCCTGTGAAGACGCGCGCACTAGCATATTGCAGGAAGGTCATAACGGTTGTGGGTCTTTATGTCGATTCGCCGCCAGATCTTCCGATAACAATTCCATCAGACCTGGGGATAGTAGATGGAGCAGGCCAATAATAATGACTTCGGCCAGCAACGGATCCGGCAGTTGTTGTCCGGTGTGCCGTTTTTCAATGAAATTGCCCGCGACGATCAAGATGAGTTTTCTCAACTTGAGCACAACACCCGCCTTTGGGTCGCCGGCTCGGGGGACACGGTCATTCGTGCCGGGGATGTGGATTCCACCCTGTATTTCCTGTTACGGGGGCAACTGGAAGTACTTTCGGAACATGCTGACGAAGCACCCTTGTATTATGTTTCTCCGGGTGAAGTTTTCGGTACCCTTTCCATGCTGCTTGGGACACCGCGCAGCGCCAATATAAGGGTATCCGAGAATGCCCGTGAAGCCGTGCTGGCAAGCCTGGACTTCAACGAGTTCAATGAGGATGAGGGTCCTTATTCACTGACCACCCGGCTGGCTTTCTTCCACATGATTGTCCATCACATTCGCTGGACCCTGGAAGTCAAACGCATGCAATCCCCGGATCACGAGCTGGTCCAGTCCATGCGCAAGCTACCGGTCTTTCACGGGGAAAAAGGCAGCCGTGAAGAACTGGCCGCCCTCAAGGTGCAGGCCCAGGGTCTGGCGGAACTGCTGTGCCGCTGGAATGAAGAAGGAGCGGAAGGGACGGGGGCGTTGCAGCTAACGTGAAGGCAGTTAATAGTGAACAGTGAACAGTGAACAGTGAACAGTGAACAGTGAACAGTGAACAGTGAACAGTGAACAGTGAACAGTTTCGCGGAATAGGTTTCTGCTTTCTGAACGTAAGAGGCCGCGTCCAGGCTATGGGCGCGGCCTCTTACGTTTCAGTCAGGCATGCGCTGGAACGCGCGCTATTAACTATTCACTGTTAACTATTAACTGCCCTTCTGATCAACCTTCACCGCCAACACATCACAATGCGCCCCCGGCACCAGGCCGCGGGCGGTGGAGCCCAGGAGCAGGGCGAGGCCGCTGCGGGTGTGACTGCCAACTACGATCAGGTCGGCGCCCAGCTTGTCTGCCTGGTCGAGGATGGTCTTTTCGATGGAGCCCAGCTCCACGTGGACATTCTCGGCGGGGATCTGATAACGGCCAGCGTAGGTGTCGGCAGTGTCCCTGGCCTGTTTCATCAGGCCGCTTTGCAGGTCGGTTACATCCATGGGCACATCGGCGCCATAGGCCAGTGCCAGGGGTTCGATTACATGGATCAGATGCAGCTCGCCATCATTACCAGAGAGCACCCCGGCGGCCCGGGACAACACCTGGGCAGACTCATCACTGCAATCAATGGCGACCAGAATTCGGCGATAGGGGCTAGTCACGGTTCTCTCCCTGAAACGGTGTCTTTCCCGCAGTATAACGCTCTTTGAGTGGGTTGCCAGAACCTGTTTCTCACCGGGAGGGTTGCCCAACACCCTCTCTCTGGTCTACTACTAAAAAAGGCAGCAGAGCTTGACCCGGCCATACCGGCGCTGTCTAAATAGCGCCCGAAGAAGACTGGCGCCGCCTGTGTGACCGCCATATCGGGGCACTGTAGCCGGTGCGCTCTGTTCAACAAACCGCCGCCATTGAGAACCTGAGAATGGGAAAAACTCTTGTTATTGTGGAGTCGCCTGCCAAGGCCAAGACCATCAACCGCTACCTGGGCGACGACTTCGTAGTGAAGTCCAGCGTCGGCCACGTACGCGATCTGCCGGTCAGTGGTGGCTCCAAGAAGAGCACCCCTCAGGAGCGCGCCAAAGAGGCGGCCTACACCCGCTCCTTGCCCAAGGAAGAGCGTGAAGCCTATAAAAAGAAGAAGGCCAAGGCCCAGTTGATCAACCGCATGGGCGTGGATCCGGAGCACGGCTGGAAAGCCCATTACGAGATCCTTCCCGGCAAGGAAAAGGTGATCGATGAGCTCAAGCGACTTGCCGCCAAAGCCGACCGCATCTATCTGGCGACGGATTTGGACCGCGAAGGGGAGGCCATTGCCTGGCACCTGCGGGAAGTGATCGGCGGCGATGATTCCCGTTTTGACCGGGTGGTGTTCAACGAAATTACCAAGAAAGCCATTCAGGCCGCTTTCGAGCAGCCCGGCAAACTGGATCTGAGCCGGGTGGAAGCCCAGCAGGCGCGCCGTTTCCTGGACCGGGTGGTGGGCTTCATGATCTCGCCCCTGCTGTGGGAGAAGATCGCCCGCGGCCTGTCCGCCGGTCGGGTGCAGTCGGTTGCCGTGGAACTGGTGGTGGAACGCGAGCGGGAAATTCGTGCCTTTATCCCGGAAGAGTTCTGGGAGATGCACAGCGATACCCACAGTGACCAGGGCGAAGCCCTGCGCCTGGAAGTGGCCAAACACAAGGGCGTGAACTTCCGTCCGGACAACGGTGACGATGCGAAACAGCATCGCCAGGCGTTGCTGCAGGCCGGCACACTCACCATCAGCCAGCGCGAGCAGCGGCCCACCCGTTCCAAGCCATCGGCGCCCTTTATTACCTCCACCCTGCAGCAGGCGGCCAGCACTCGCCTTGGTTTCGGGGTGAAGAAGACCATGATGATGGCCCAGCGCCTCTACGAGGCCGGTCACATTACCTACATGCGTACCGATTCCACCAACCTGAGCAGCGACGCGGTGGCCGCCTGTCGGGAATGGATCGGCGAAAAGCTGGGTGACAAATACCTGCCCGAGAAGCCGCTGTCCTACAGCAGCAAGGAAGGTGCCCAGGAAGCTCACGAAGCGATTCGTCCTTCCGATGTGCGCCGCACCTCCGATTCCCTCAAGGACATGGAGCGTGATGCCCAGCGTCTCTACGAGCTGATCCGTCGCCAGTTCATTGCCTGTCAGATGCCGCCGGCGGAATACCTGAGCACCACGCTTACCGCCACCGGCAATGATTACGAGCTGAAGGCCAAGGGCCGCATCATGAAGTTCGACGGCTGGACCCGCATCCAGCCGCCGGCCTCGCGCAAGGGCCAGGAAGATACCCTGTTGCCGGATGTGAAAGAGGGCGACACTCTGACCATCGATCAGGTGGATATCGATCAGCATTTCACCAAGCCGCCGGCCCGTTTCACCGAGGCCAGCCTGGTGAAGGAACTGGAAAAACGTGGCATTGGCCGCCCATCCACCTATGCGGCGATTATCTCCACCATTCAGGATCGCGGTTATGTGCGTCAGGACAACCGCCGTTTCTATGCGGAAAAAATGGGCGATATTGTCACCGACCGGCTGGCGGAAAACTTCCCCAACCTGATGGACTACGGCTTCACCGCCCGCATGGAAGAAACCCTGGATGAAATCGCCGAGGGTCGCCGCAACTGGAAGGATGTGCTCGACGAGTTCTACCGGGATTTTGTCTCCAAACTGGAAGCGGCCCAGGGCGAGGGCAGCGGCAAGCAGGCCATTGGTGGTATGCGCGCCAACCTGCCCACCGATACCGATATCGAGTGCCCCAAGTGCGGTCGCCCCATGCAGATCCGTACCGGTTCCACCGGTGTTTTCCTGGGCTGCTCAGGCTACAGTCTGCCGCCCAAGGAGCGTTGTACCGCCACCCTGAATCTGCTGCCCGGCGAAGAAGCCGAATCGGTGAATGCCGATGACGAGGAAGCGGAAGTCAAGGAGTTGCGCAACAAGAAGCGCTGCCAGAAGTGCGGCACCGCCATGGAAAACTACCTGATCGACGAGAAGCGCAAACTGCACATTTGCGGTAACAACCCGGACTGTGACGGCTATGTGGTCGAGAAGGGCGAGTTCCGCATCAAGGGCTACGATGGCCCGGTGCTGGAGTGCGAAAAGTGCGGCAATGAAATGCAGCTGCGCACCGGTCGTTTCGGCAAGTTCTTCAAGTGCACCAACGAGGCGTGTGGCAACACCCGCAAGCTGCTCAAGAGTGGCGAGCCGGCACCGCCACGGGCGGACCCGATCCCCATGCCGCATCTCAAGTGCGAGAAATACGACGACGATCATTATCTGCTGCGCGATGGTGCCTCCGGCCTGTTCCTGGCGGCCAGCAAGTTCCCGAAAAACCGGGAAACCCGGCCACCGCTGATCCTGGAAATCCAGAGTGTTGCCGAGCAGCTGGATCCCAAGCACAAGTACCTGGCCGAGGCGCCGGCGAAAGACCCGGATGGCAATCCCGGGGTGCTGCGCTACAGCCGCAAGGCCAAAGAGCAGTACGTGATGAGCGAGATCGACGGCAAGGCCACCGGCTGGATGGCCTTCTATCGGGATGGCAACTGGGTCGAGGAACAGACCAAGAAGAAGGCGCCCGCCAAGAAGAAAGCGGCTGCCAAGAAGAAGGCTCCGGCCAAGAAAAAGGCCGCTGCCAAGAAATCCTGACCGCTGATATTTTGTAGGAGCTATGCTCGCATAGCGAACCTGCTTGCGATGGCTCTGGTTTTCGTCACAAGCATAGCTCCTACGGTCAGGCTAACCCGTTATATCCATAGTTTCTGCGAGTTCTCACATGTCCCGAATGGTCCGAGAAAATGCCGTCAGTGGTCTGCGCGAGCGGATCTACTTTGCTCAGGCCCTGCTACGTCAGCTCGTACGCGAACAGGCCGATGCGGTGCCTGCGGTACGCCTGGCCTTGCGTGGTGCTGTGGTATTTCATCTCTATTCGGCCCTGGTCGGTCTGGCTCGCCAGTCTGCCACCACCTATCAGGTAGCCGGTGCCGACCATTTGTTCAGCTTGGCGGCCCTGGTTCAGGCGTTTCGTGATTCCGAAGTGGAAGCCCCGGAAATGGCAATTCTCGGCCAGTCCCTAGCCGACCGCGCAGACCTGGTCGCCTGGCTGGACGGGGAAATGCAAAACGCCATGGGTGCTGCCGGCCTGGCCCGCCGCCCAGCCCCGCCCAGCGACGCCAACGCCCTCAATCTGATGGCGGAAGACCGCTATGCTCCCCTGGCTGAAGGTGACATGGAACGCCTCAGTAATGCCATCCAGCGGGTCAGCGAACTGGTGGAGCATTGTGTGGGGTATCTGGAGGAGTGGTGAGAAAGGCAATTGAGAATGGATAATTGATAACTGCGTGCGAAAGGGTGTAAACAGCTTTTATGTCAGAGGCCGCGACCATAGCTTGGACGCGGCCTCTGACGCTTTAAAAACAGAGAGTGTGCATCGCACGTTATCAATTACCTTTTTCGACTTTCAACTGTCCCCTTGACCGCCTTCACACCCAAACGTATGTTTGAAACGTATGTTTTGAACTCAGGGTAGGGCGCATGGCACAGGCGGGCACGGTAGACCGGATTCTGGATACCGCAGAGGTATTGTTTGCCCAGAAGGGCTTTGCGGAGACCAGTCTGCGTGCCATCACCAGCAAGGCCGGGGTGAACCTGGCGGCGGTGAACTATCATTTTGGTTCCAAGGAAGCCCTGATACAGGCAGTATTCGAGCGCTTCCTGACGCCGTTCAGTGTGGCCCTCGGCGCCAAGCTGGATGAGATGGAAGCCACCGGCATCCCCGACACGCCGGAAAATGTGCTGGGTATTGTCTCCCGTCTGGCGCTGGGTACCCACCCGCAAGACCCCCAGCGCGCCGCCATTTTCTTTCGTCTCTCCGGGCAGGCCTACAGCCAGCCCCAGGGGCATTTGCGTGATTACCTGCACAAACACTACGGCGCCGTCTTCAAGCGCCTGCAAGAGCACCTGCAACGGGCTGTCCCGGACGTGCCGCCCATGGAGCTGTTCTGGCGCGTCCAGTTCAGCCTTGGTGCTGTGATCTTCACCCTGTCAGGCATGCAGTCCCTGCAAGCTATCAGTAAAGCCGATTTCAACCTGGACGTAAGCGCCGCAGATATCACCCGGCGACTGCTGCCGTTCCTGGTTGGCGGTATTCAGGCCGACGTGCCGGAGTAACATGCCTTCCCGTAGGATCGTTTTGTATCGTAATTGCCTGTTCAGTGCGGTTCGCGGCTGCAAGCGGCCGCCTAGGGTGGTTCAATATGCAGGCGTTATTGCCTGAAAAGGATGGTATGGAACTGATCATCAACCTCTCCGAACAATGGTTGGAACTGCGCGGTGAGCGCACCGAGCGGTTTCCCGTGTCCACCGCCCGCAACGGGGCCGGCCAGAGTCAGGGCAGCGAAGCCACGCCGCTGGGTCGCCATCTGGTGCGGGCCCGCTTCGGCGACGGTCTGCCGGAGGGGGCGGTGCTGGCCGGGCGTAAATTCTCCGGGGAGATCTGCAATGGGGACAAGGTTCGTGAACACCCCCAGCGTGATTGGGTGCTTACCCGCATTCTCTGGCTGGGAGGCATGGAACCCGGTCACAATCTGGGCGGCGACGTGGATAGTTTCCGGCGCTTTATTTATATTCACGGCACACCGGACAGCGAGCCCATGGGGACGCCTGCGTCCCACGGTTGCATTCGGATGCGCAACGCGGACATGATTCGCGTTTTTGATCAGGTGCCGGTGGGAACTGCTGTCACCATCACCGAATAATCAGGATTGCCATGCCATCCGTTTCCCCCCTGCTGATGCTCGATCTGGAAGGACTCCAGGTCAGTGATGTGGAGAAAGATCTGCTGGCCCACCCGGGTACCGGCGGGCTGATTCTCTTTACCCGTAACTACCAGGACCGGCAGCAACTGGCGGAGCTGGTCCGCCAGATTCGTGCGGTTCGTCCCGAGATACTGATTGCCGTGGATCAGGAAGGCGGTCGCGTACAGCGTTTCCGTGACGGTTTCGTGCGCCTGCCGCCCATGGCCGCCCTGGGACGCCGTTATGATCAGGCTCCGCAGGCAGCCGTGGGGGAGGCGGCGCTGCTTGGTGAGCTGATGGCCTCGGAGCTGACCGAGCTGGATATTGA from Alcanivorax sp. includes the following:
- a CDS encoding TetR/AcrR family transcriptional regulator, which gives rise to MAQAGTVDRILDTAEVLFAQKGFAETSLRAITSKAGVNLAAVNYHFGSKEALIQAVFERFLTPFSVALGAKLDEMEATGIPDTPENVLGIVSRLALGTHPQDPQRAAIFFRLSGQAYSQPQGHLRDYLHKHYGAVFKRLQEHLQRAVPDVPPMELFWRVQFSLGAVIFTLSGMQSLQAISKADFNLDVSAADITRRLLPFLVGGIQADVPE
- a CDS encoding universal stress protein, producing the protein MTSPYRRILVAIDCSDESAQVLSRAAGVLSGNDGELHLIHVIEPLALAYGADVPMDVTDLQSGLMKQARDTADTYAGRYQIPAENVHVELGSIEKTILDQADKLGADLIVVGSHTRSGLALLLGSTARGLVPGAHCDVLAVKVDQKGS
- the topA gene encoding type I DNA topoisomerase, yielding MGKTLVIVESPAKAKTINRYLGDDFVVKSSVGHVRDLPVSGGSKKSTPQERAKEAAYTRSLPKEEREAYKKKKAKAQLINRMGVDPEHGWKAHYEILPGKEKVIDELKRLAAKADRIYLATDLDREGEAIAWHLREVIGGDDSRFDRVVFNEITKKAIQAAFEQPGKLDLSRVEAQQARRFLDRVVGFMISPLLWEKIARGLSAGRVQSVAVELVVEREREIRAFIPEEFWEMHSDTHSDQGEALRLEVAKHKGVNFRPDNGDDAKQHRQALLQAGTLTISQREQRPTRSKPSAPFITSTLQQAASTRLGFGVKKTMMMAQRLYEAGHITYMRTDSTNLSSDAVAACREWIGEKLGDKYLPEKPLSYSSKEGAQEAHEAIRPSDVRRTSDSLKDMERDAQRLYELIRRQFIACQMPPAEYLSTTLTATGNDYELKAKGRIMKFDGWTRIQPPASRKGQEDTLLPDVKEGDTLTIDQVDIDQHFTKPPARFTEASLVKELEKRGIGRPSTYAAIISTIQDRGYVRQDNRRFYAEKMGDIVTDRLAENFPNLMDYGFTARMEETLDEIAEGRRNWKDVLDEFYRDFVSKLEAAQGEGSGKQAIGGMRANLPTDTDIECPKCGRPMQIRTGSTGVFLGCSGYSLPPKERCTATLNLLPGEEAESVNADDEEAEVKELRNKKRCQKCGTAMENYLIDEKRKLHICGNNPDCDGYVVEKGEFRIKGYDGPVLECEKCGNEMQLRTGRFGKFFKCTNEACGNTRKLLKSGEPAPPRADPIPMPHLKCEKYDDDHYLLRDGASGLFLAASKFPKNRETRPPLILEIQSVAEQLDPKHKYLAEAPAKDPDGNPGVLRYSRKAKEQYVMSEIDGKATGWMAFYRDGNWVEEQTKKKAPAKKKAAAKKKAPAKKKAAAKKS
- a CDS encoding DUF1499 domain-containing protein, which produces MIRILSSAILLLMSAAAMSNTHLLAPCPDSPNCVSSLATDEERRVAPLQVAETRKASMARLQALLRQLPRVEFDVVGQSRIQARFSSRILRFVDDVTFYVREDGVVEVRSASRVGYWDLGANRRRVESLREQLAEQAPDDSTSQHFSRQGSRSLG
- the lexA gene encoding transcriptional repressor LexA; its protein translation is MSSKLTDRQQQVLDCIRECIADTGMAPTRAEIADIMGFQSKNAASDHLRALERKGFIKLHSDRSRGIQLLDNAFWSEEELPVVGKVAAGVPIEAIENVERTVPVPQGLFKQRPTYLLKVQGDSMIEAGIFDGDLIAVRKSNVARSGEIVVARIDEEVTVKTLKLNKSSATLLPANEAYEPIKVPADQLIIEGIFVGLIRDPNSF
- a CDS encoding cyclic nucleotide-binding domain-containing protein — protein: MEQANNNDFGQQRIRQLLSGVPFFNEIARDDQDEFSQLEHNTRLWVAGSGDTVIRAGDVDSTLYFLLRGQLEVLSEHADEAPLYYVSPGEVFGTLSMLLGTPRSANIRVSENAREAVLASLDFNEFNEDEGPYSLTTRLAFFHMIVHHIRWTLEVKRMQSPDHELVQSMRKLPVFHGEKGSREELAALKVQAQGLAELLCRWNEEGAEGTGALQLT
- a CDS encoding TatD family hydrolase, which codes for MTAPHNTSPDKAPVHWADIGVNLTDKQFRDDRNEVLERARSAGVSWQLLTGTNVDESRQAMALASQHDDLFATAGLHPHSARFYSPALENELRELLSQQNVKAAGEMGLDFNRDFSPRPDQERAFEAQLALAVEYRLPVFLHERDAHERFAPILKAYRDHLVGAVVHCFTGSRQALFDYLDLDCHIGITGWVCDERRGKPLAELVHNIPDNRLLLETDAPYLLPRDLPEPPPKKRRNEPSLLPWVGKRVASLRGQGVAQVAGMTSENARSLFR
- a CDS encoding L,D-transpeptidase codes for the protein MQALLPEKDGMELIINLSEQWLELRGERTERFPVSTARNGAGQSQGSEATPLGRHLVRARFGDGLPEGAVLAGRKFSGEICNGDKVREHPQRDWVLTRILWLGGMEPGHNLGGDVDSFRRFIYIHGTPDSEPMGTPASHGCIRMRNADMIRVFDQVPVGTAVTITE